One window from the genome of Trabulsiella odontotermitis encodes:
- a CDS encoding ParA family protein, which yields MHLQSIDYPTLGVKPRIIPVVSTKGGEGKSTQSANLAGFLADAGIKTLLIDGDHAQPTASSIFPLEYEAPGGLYELLMQTVDLSNPDNLISRTSINNLDIIVSNDPRNFLPTAMLNAPDGRVRLRNALSHPLFNSYGVIIVDSQGSRSVMSELIILASTGTMVGIAKPILPDVREFMRGTVALMEELLPYCAFGIQLPVTKLLINCMEYDNLSVETLAEVKAIVEDKRYSAHADKIHIDLLETCIYDLTVYVLGHVKGVPVHRLEKNTRRKSDSAFTSMYQLACELFPEWKTNFDALANAGGEE from the coding sequence ATGCATTTACAATCAATCGATTATCCAACGTTGGGTGTTAAGCCTCGTATTATACCTGTTGTTTCCACTAAGGGGGGCGAGGGTAAGTCTACTCAGTCAGCTAATCTTGCAGGATTTCTGGCCGATGCAGGTATCAAAACACTTCTGATTGATGGCGACCATGCTCAGCCAACGGCCAGCAGTATATTCCCGCTTGAATATGAAGCCCCTGGTGGTTTGTACGAACTGTTGATGCAGACAGTTGATCTCTCAAATCCCGATAATCTGATCTCCCGTACGTCGATCAATAATCTGGACATTATCGTTTCCAACGATCCTCGTAATTTTCTCCCAACTGCAATGCTGAATGCGCCTGATGGGCGAGTTCGCCTCCGAAATGCTCTTTCACATCCCCTTTTTAATTCATATGGCGTGATTATTGTCGATTCACAAGGCTCACGGTCAGTGATGTCTGAGTTAATTATCCTGGCCTCCACCGGAACCATGGTGGGTATTGCCAAACCGATTCTTCCTGATGTCAGGGAGTTCATGCGCGGAACAGTCGCGCTGATGGAAGAATTGCTGCCTTATTGTGCGTTTGGCATTCAGCTTCCAGTCACAAAATTGCTCATCAACTGTATGGAATACGACAATCTGTCTGTTGAGACCCTCGCTGAAGTCAAAGCGATCGTTGAAGATAAACGCTACAGCGCCCATGCAGACAAAATTCATATCGACCTGCTGGAGACATGTATCTATGACCTGACTGTCTATGTTCTTGGGCATGTTAAGGGCGTACCGGTACATCGTCTTGAAAAAAATACCCGACGTAAAAGCGACTCAGCGTTTACGTCAATGTATCAATTGGCTTGTGAACTTTTCCCAGAGTGGAAAACGAATTTTGATGCGTTAGCTAATGCGGGGGGCGAGGAATGA